In Onthophagus taurus isolate NC chromosome 6, IU_Otau_3.0, whole genome shotgun sequence, a genomic segment contains:
- the LOC111424714 gene encoding chymase-like has protein sequence MYTIYLAFLLFVTTAQSQIKNNSTIIFPFESYENVSFITDDKRIGNGYTIDIAYANFYIYVSCPHKSCGGTLVRRNKVITAAHCVDSCNFRQFEFTVGLNSLSELSVAKKYKAKSIKIHPKYAGSRPYDIAVATLKQNVELNYKVGTINYANIIPPVGGWLCIYGYGLINLNKERPNNLQKGAANIIDVKGTLILTQAQFGSSALPGDSGGPALYNNQLVGVISGYTHCGNTPLTNCFVAVAHPEVMKFIRKYAP, from the exons atGTACACCATATATTTAGCATTCTTGTTGTTTGTAACAACAG CACAATCTCAAATTAAGAATAACTCCACCATAATTTTCCCGTTTGAATCCTACGAAAATGTCTCATTCATTACGGACGATAAACGAATAGGAAATGGATACACCATCGATATCGCTTACGCAAACTTTTACATTTACGTTTCATGTCCTCACAAAAGCTGCGGAGGCACATTGGTGAGACGAAACAAAGTTATAACAGCCGCCCATTGCGTCGATAGttgtaattttcgccaattTGAGTTCACAGTTGGATTGAATTCCCTTTCGGAACTTTCGGTAGCTAAGAAGTACAAAGCTAAATCAATCAAGATTCATCCTAAGTACGCTGGTAGTCGTCCTTACGATATAGCTGTAGCTACACTTAAACAAAATGTTGAGTTGAATTATAAAGTTGGTACGATTAATTACGCAAATATAATTCCACCCGTTGGTGGATGGTTATGTATATATGGTTACGGGCTTATTAATCTTAATAAAGAGAGGccaaataatttacaaaaaggTGCTGCAAATATTATTGATGTTAAAGGTACATTAATACTTACACAAGCACAATTTGGTTCTAGTGCTTTAcca ggaGATTCGGGAGGTCCCGCATTATACAACAATCAATTAGTTGGGGTAATATCAGGATATACCCATTGCGGTAATACCCCTCTAACGAATTGTTTTGTCGCGGTAGCTCATCCAGAAGTAATGAAGTTTATTCGTAAATATGccccttaa
- the LOC111424713 gene encoding chymotrypsin-2-like, translating to MNNSFYFMVSLCLTLVLSNSLFEHEKIRNHLKKHSIPVENHHNASFNNHDKRIRSGETIDITQAKYYVYMKCSGTQCGGTLVRRNKVITAAHCVMDCHVNDFTIAVGLNSIYEYNSARKYRASSIVMHPNYNRQAKFPYDIAVVTLTQDVELNNRVDLINYATFLPPVGNFVTVVGYGMIDGLKEGPTSIKLQRANLKVIYYKQTCFYTEVVGPRGPTILPGDSGGPAVYNGLLTGVVSGYFWTNQNVIYENAFAGIGDPQILNFIRRYAP from the exons ATGAATAACTCTTTCTATTTTATGGTTTCCTTGTGTTTAACATTAG tgttATCTAATTCATTATTTGAAcatgaaaaaataagaaatcacCTTAAGAAACATTCGATCCCTGTAGAAAATCATCACAACGCTTCGTTTAACAATCATGATAAACGAATAAGAAGTGGAGAGACCATCGATATTACTCAAGCAAAATACTATGTTTATATGAAATGCAGTGGAACTCAATGTGGAGGTACTTTGGTaagaagaaataaagttaTAACTGCGGCTCACTGCGTGATGGACTGCCACGTTAATGATTTTACAATTGCTGTTGggttaaattcaatttatgaATATAATTCAGCAAGAAAATATAGAGCTAGCTCTATTGTGATGCATCCTAACTACAACAGACAAGCTAAATTTCCATACGATATTGCTGTTGTTACGTTGACTCAAGATGTTGAATTAAACAACAGAGTTGATTTGATTAATTACGCAACTTTCCTTCCACCTGTAGGAAATTTCGTAACCGTTGTTGGTTACGGGATGATTGACGGATTGAAGGAAGGCCCAAcatcaataaaattacaaagagCTAACTTGAAAGTTATCTATTATAAACAAACTTGCTTTTATACAGAAGTAGTAGGCCCAAGAGGGCCTACCATTCTACCA ggTGATTCAGGCGGTCCTGCGGTTTACAACGGTTTATTAACCGGTGTAGTGTCGGGATATTTTTGGACAAATCAAAACGTCATTTATGAGAATGCTTTTGCCGGAATCGGTGATCCACaaatattaaactttataCGCAGATATGCGCCATAA